The following are encoded together in the Streptomyces sp. NBC_00358 genome:
- a CDS encoding succinate dehydrogenase iron-sulfur subunit, with translation MATPTLDKADAAGAPEPGFADSPYITATFRIRRFNPEVSAESVWEDFQLEIDPKERVLDALHKIKWDQDGTLTFRRSCAHGICGSDAMRINGKNRLACKTLIKDLNPEKPITVEAIKGLTVLKDLVVDMDPFFQAYRDVMPFLITKDTNEPTRERLQSAEDRERFDDTTKCILCAACTSSCPVFWNDGQYFGPAAIVNAHRFIFDSRDEAGEQRLEILNDKDGVWRCRTTFNCTDACPRGIEVTKAIQEVKRALITRRF, from the coding sequence ATGGCTACTCCCACCCTGGACAAGGCGGACGCGGCCGGCGCACCCGAGCCCGGTTTCGCCGACTCCCCGTACATCACCGCCACGTTCCGCATCCGCCGGTTCAACCCGGAGGTCTCGGCCGAGTCGGTCTGGGAAGACTTCCAGCTGGAGATCGACCCCAAGGAGCGTGTCCTCGACGCGCTGCACAAGATCAAGTGGGACCAGGACGGCACCCTCACCTTCCGCCGGTCCTGCGCGCACGGCATCTGCGGCTCGGACGCCATGCGGATCAACGGCAAGAACCGCCTCGCCTGCAAGACGCTGATCAAGGACCTGAACCCCGAGAAGCCGATCACGGTCGAGGCCATCAAGGGCCTGACGGTGCTGAAGGACCTCGTGGTCGACATGGACCCGTTCTTCCAGGCGTACCGCGACGTGATGCCCTTCCTCATCACGAAGGACACCAACGAGCCGACGCGCGAGCGTCTGCAGTCGGCCGAGGACCGCGAGCGGTTCGACGACACCACGAAGTGCATCCTGTGCGCGGCGTGCACGTCGTCCTGCCCGGTGTTCTGGAACGACGGCCAGTACTTCGGTCCGGCCGCCATCGTGAACGCCCACCGCTTCATCTTCGACTCGCGTGACGAGGCCGGGGAGCAGCGCCTGGAGATCCTCAACGACAAGGACGGTGTGTGGCGCTGCCGCACGACGTTCAACTGCACGGACGCCTGCCCGCGCGGTATCGAGGTCACCAAGGCGATCCAGGAAGTCAAGCGCGCGCTGATCACGCGCCGCTTCTGA
- a CDS encoding ArsR/SmtB family transcription factor: MDTPTDRVRQEVKRFMAFRAPSWAPRLVERETRQELADALRRYHEVVLAPYRERTPARVEADRSVRGRALLADGADGLLDGLGPQMRWDPPVLHVHYPPEERDLVLDGRGLPLVPSYFCWRPPVSLADSTLPPVLVHPVLREARPVAVDRPLGVLLGRTRAQVLRGTALGANTGELARLAGVSAPTVSQHISALRDAGLISGLRYGASVLHTLTPLGASLLRGPDKPVSAVS; the protein is encoded by the coding sequence GTGGACACCCCCACCGACCGGGTGCGCCAGGAGGTGAAGCGCTTCATGGCGTTCAGGGCGCCGTCGTGGGCACCGCGGCTCGTGGAACGCGAGACGCGTCAGGAACTGGCGGACGCCCTGCGGCGGTACCACGAGGTCGTCCTGGCGCCCTACCGGGAGCGGACGCCGGCCCGGGTGGAAGCGGACCGTTCGGTCCGGGGACGGGCCCTGTTGGCCGACGGAGCGGACGGACTGCTCGACGGGCTGGGGCCGCAGATGCGCTGGGATCCACCGGTGCTCCATGTGCACTACCCGCCGGAGGAACGCGACCTCGTGCTCGACGGGCGGGGGCTGCCCCTTGTGCCGTCGTACTTCTGCTGGCGCCCTCCGGTCTCGCTGGCCGACTCGACGCTGCCACCCGTGCTGGTCCATCCCGTGCTCCGGGAGGCGCGTCCGGTCGCCGTCGACCGCCCGCTCGGCGTGCTGCTCGGCCGGACCCGGGCACAGGTGCTGCGGGGAACCGCGCTGGGCGCGAACACGGGCGAACTGGCCCGGCTGGCAGGAGTGTCGGCACCCACGGTGAGCCAGCACATCTCGGCCCTGCGGGACGCGGGCCTCATCAGCGGCCTCCGGTACGGCGCGAGCGTCCTGCACACGCTCACCCCGCTCGGGGCGTCCCTGCTACGGGGTCCGGACAAGCCGGTCTCCGCGGTGTCCTGA
- a CDS encoding DUF4132 domain-containing protein: MVDTKTHLGWIRSQAADGNMGGLTTDLLRAALVNTGQWGGGWDEILDLLSALPADQRERLAGALAEGYHTVGGRSEPRNHVLTLLAAISHGLTEYPLADERATQLEELGRQNTVWYATRMDVLVEAELAAGRTPDPAVVAVFRRTGMDTYRRESVAALMKKLTEPVLNVGEEWADQAMRDASAPDWQALLVHLTTATASKPSAKWDRQAHALVEALGADRVRTAALSWLALVGRPRTHPLEPSPYEADINSTFDPYNANALRGLAWLVSVLPPHPDTARALGALVETSLKKVSGLGPRNPKVANAGVIALSRIDGEAALAELARLATRVTYKATAKLVDGFLGEKATALGLTREEIEELAVPAYGLAEVGQARHELGETTALLGIQGSRAVLTWHNAAGKAVKSVPAAVRRDHAEELKELKAAVKDIDKMLSAQIERLDRQFLARRTWAYGTWRERYLDHPLVGTLARRLLWTVDGTPVGFANGELSTLTDDPVKEGREVALWHPAGREPAEVVAWREWLERHEITQPFKQAHREVYLLTDAERATGTYSNRFAAHVVRQHQFNSLAAVRGWRNKLRLCVDDEAPPASRELPQWGLRAEYWITGDGEYGDDTTESGSYLRLRTDQVRFYPLDAPENSAHCSGGEYRMWLRDGQDRVEPLPLTEIPPLVLSEVLRDVDLFVGVSSVGNDPTWQDGGPGGRFQEYWTSYGFGDLTETAQTRRALLDRLVPRLAIADRCTLEGRFLHVKGDRHTYKIHLGSGNILMSPNDQYLCIVPKSAAGGLQAGYLPFEGDRMLAVVLSKAMLLADDLRITDPTILSQL; encoded by the coding sequence ATGGTCGACACCAAGACGCATCTGGGGTGGATCCGCTCGCAGGCGGCCGACGGCAACATGGGCGGGCTCACCACCGACCTCCTCAGAGCCGCACTGGTCAACACGGGCCAATGGGGCGGCGGCTGGGACGAGATCCTCGACCTGCTGAGCGCGCTCCCCGCCGACCAGCGGGAAAGGCTGGCAGGCGCCCTGGCGGAGGGCTATCACACGGTCGGCGGCAGATCGGAGCCCCGCAACCACGTGCTCACCCTGCTCGCCGCCATCTCCCACGGCCTGACGGAGTACCCGCTCGCCGACGAGCGGGCGACGCAACTGGAGGAACTCGGCAGGCAGAACACCGTCTGGTACGCCACGCGGATGGACGTCCTGGTCGAGGCCGAACTGGCGGCCGGCCGCACACCGGACCCGGCCGTGGTCGCGGTCTTCCGCCGTACGGGCATGGACACCTACCGCCGCGAGTCCGTCGCCGCCCTGATGAAGAAGCTCACGGAGCCCGTGCTCAACGTCGGTGAGGAATGGGCCGACCAGGCCATGAGGGACGCCTCCGCCCCCGACTGGCAGGCCCTGCTCGTCCATCTGACGACGGCCACCGCCTCCAAGCCCTCCGCCAAGTGGGACCGGCAGGCCCACGCCCTCGTCGAAGCCCTGGGCGCCGACCGGGTCCGCACCGCCGCCCTGTCCTGGCTCGCCCTCGTCGGCCGCCCGCGCACCCACCCGCTGGAGCCCAGTCCGTACGAGGCGGACATCAACAGCACCTTCGACCCGTACAACGCCAACGCCCTGCGCGGCCTCGCCTGGCTGGTCTCCGTGCTGCCGCCCCACCCCGACACCGCCCGGGCCCTCGGCGCACTCGTCGAGACGTCCCTCAAGAAGGTCAGCGGGCTGGGCCCGCGCAATCCGAAGGTCGCCAACGCCGGTGTGATCGCGCTCTCCCGCATCGACGGGGAGGCCGCCCTGGCCGAACTGGCCCGGCTGGCCACCCGGGTGACGTACAAGGCCACCGCCAAGCTCGTCGACGGATTCCTCGGGGAGAAGGCCACCGCCCTCGGTCTGACCCGGGAGGAGATCGAGGAACTGGCCGTCCCGGCCTACGGGCTCGCCGAAGTCGGGCAGGCGCGTCACGAACTCGGTGAGACCACCGCGCTTCTCGGCATCCAGGGCTCACGCGCCGTGCTGACCTGGCACAACGCGGCCGGCAAGGCCGTCAAGAGCGTGCCCGCCGCCGTGCGGCGCGACCACGCCGAAGAGCTCAAGGAGCTGAAGGCGGCCGTCAAGGACATCGACAAGATGCTGTCGGCGCAGATCGAGCGGCTGGACCGGCAGTTCCTCGCCCGGCGCACCTGGGCGTACGGCACCTGGCGCGAGCGCTACCTCGACCACCCGCTCGTCGGCACCCTCGCCCGCCGACTGCTGTGGACGGTCGACGGCACCCCCGTCGGGTTCGCGAACGGCGAGCTGTCCACCCTCACCGACGACCCGGTGAAGGAAGGCCGGGAGGTCGCCCTTTGGCACCCGGCCGGCCGTGAGCCCGCCGAGGTCGTCGCCTGGCGGGAGTGGCTGGAGCGGCACGAGATCACCCAGCCCTTCAAACAGGCCCACCGCGAGGTGTACCTCCTCACCGACGCCGAGCGCGCGACGGGCACGTACTCGAACCGCTTCGCCGCCCACGTCGTGCGCCAGCACCAGTTCAACTCCCTCGCCGCCGTCAGAGGCTGGCGCAACAAGCTCCGCCTCTGCGTCGACGACGAGGCGCCCCCGGCCAGCCGGGAACTGCCGCAGTGGGGCCTGCGCGCCGAGTACTGGATCACCGGCGACGGCGAGTACGGCGACGACACCACCGAGTCCGGCAGCTATCTGCGGCTGCGCACCGACCAGGTGCGCTTCTACCCGCTCGACGCCCCCGAGAACTCGGCGCACTGCTCCGGCGGCGAGTACCGCATGTGGCTGCGCGACGGCCAGGACCGGGTGGAGCCGCTGCCCCTCACCGAGATCCCGCCGCTGGTCCTGTCCGAAGTCCTGCGCGACGTAGACCTGTTCGTCGGTGTCTCCAGCGTCGGCAACGACCCGACCTGGCAGGACGGCGGCCCCGGCGGCCGCTTCCAGGAGTACTGGACGTCCTACGGCTTCGGCGATCTGACCGAGACCGCGCAGACCCGCCGCGCCCTCCTGGACCGCCTGGTCCCCCGGCTGGCGATAGCCGACCGCTGCACGCTGGAGGGCCGCTTCCTGCACGTGAAGGGCGACCGCCACACGTACAAGATCCATCTGGGCTCGGGCAACATCCTGATGAGCCCGAACGACCAGTACCTGTGCATCGTCCCGAAGTCCGCCGCGGGAGGGCTCCAGGCCGGCTATCTCCCCTTCGAGGGCGACCGGATGCTCGCGGTCGTCCTCAGCAAGGCGATGCTGCTGGCCGACGACCTGCGCATCACGGACCCGACGATCCTGAGCCAGTTGTGA
- a CDS encoding VOC family protein translates to MSDDVSYELLGLDNVLLPVGNLGEAVSFYERAGFPPAFRLDEAGIALLKVGKETPGVLLRLDEELSHRPPPWASPRLWLEVPDARAAARSLTAAGIAPLDEPFSGATGWTVEIADPWGNVIGLTDYTKRPELARGARR, encoded by the coding sequence ATGTCAGACGACGTGTCATACGAGCTGCTCGGACTCGACAACGTACTGCTGCCCGTGGGGAATCTCGGCGAGGCCGTGAGCTTCTACGAGCGCGCCGGGTTCCCGCCGGCCTTCCGGCTCGACGAGGCCGGGATCGCGCTGCTGAAGGTGGGCAAGGAGACGCCGGGCGTACTGCTGCGACTGGACGAGGAGTTGAGTCACCGGCCGCCGCCGTGGGCGTCGCCGCGGCTGTGGCTGGAGGTGCCGGACGCCCGCGCCGCGGCCCGCTCGCTGACCGCCGCGGGGATCGCGCCCCTCGACGAGCCCTTCTCCGGCGCCACCGGCTGGACCGTCGAGATCGCGGACCCCTGGGGCAACGTCATCGGCCTGACCGACTACACCAAGCGGCCCGAACTGGCCCGCGGGGCCAGGCGGTAG
- a CDS encoding thiol-disulfide oxidoreductase DCC family protein → MAGAPATLDRGAAGVPVLGLTVLYDARCSLCAFLKQWLVRQAQLVPLRFVPAGSEEAARRFPRLDHRATLGEITVVGDAGQVYQGAAAWVVTLWALREYRALAHRLSTPAGAKLARGATLAAAKWRETRAPQRWGGGVYHRGDGWSYDPTAGWTYAPPGCGSGECPTVPTR, encoded by the coding sequence GTGGCAGGCGCCCCAGCCACCCTTGACCGGGGCGCCGCGGGCGTCCCGGTCCTCGGGCTCACCGTCCTCTACGACGCGCGCTGCTCGCTGTGCGCCTTCCTGAAGCAGTGGCTCGTCCGGCAGGCGCAACTCGTCCCGCTCCGCTTCGTGCCGGCGGGCTCCGAGGAGGCCGCCCGGCGTTTCCCGCGGCTCGATCACCGCGCCACCCTGGGCGAGATCACCGTGGTGGGCGACGCCGGGCAGGTGTACCAGGGAGCAGCCGCCTGGGTCGTCACCCTGTGGGCACTGCGCGAGTACCGGGCGCTCGCCCACCGCCTCAGCACGCCCGCGGGGGCCAAGCTGGCCAGGGGCGCGACCCTCGCCGCCGCCAAGTGGCGCGAGACGCGGGCCCCCCAGCGGTGGGGCGGCGGCGTCTACCACCGGGGCGACGGCTGGAGCTACGACCCGACAGCGGGATGGACCTACGCGCCCCCCGGCTGCGGCAGCGGCGAGTGTCCGACCGTTCCCACTCGTTAG
- a CDS encoding TetR/AcrR family transcriptional regulator yields the protein MPAPTDSPGPIGSAGPSKSSEPSESPESSESSESSESSESATASRPSASVGKGAAKSPAKSEQTRALILETAMRLFQERGYDKTTMRAIAQEAGVSVGNAYYYFAGKEHLIQGFYDRIAAEHREAVRDVLDRETDLEARLGGVLRVWLDIATPYHEFAVQFFKNAADPDSPLSPFSPESEHARLEAISVHKEVLAGAKTKVPEELREVLPELMWLSQMGLVLYWVFDRTENRERSYRLAERGARLTTRGVQLSRFRLLRPLVHEVHELFTDFLPGMTKALPDPAGKKDE from the coding sequence GTGCCAGCACCGACAGACAGCCCCGGCCCCATCGGGTCCGCCGGGCCCTCCAAGTCCTCCGAGCCGTCCGAGTCCCCCGAGTCGTCCGAGTCGTCCGAGTCCTCCGAGTCCTCCGAGTCCGCGACGGCCTCCCGGCCCTCGGCGTCCGTCGGCAAGGGGGCGGCGAAGAGCCCGGCCAAGAGCGAGCAGACCCGGGCCCTGATCCTGGAGACCGCGATGCGGCTCTTCCAGGAGCGGGGTTACGACAAGACGACGATGCGGGCCATCGCCCAGGAGGCCGGGGTCTCCGTCGGGAACGCGTACTACTACTTCGCCGGCAAGGAGCACCTGATCCAGGGCTTCTACGACCGGATCGCCGCCGAACACCGGGAGGCGGTCCGGGACGTGCTGGACCGCGAGACGGACCTGGAGGCCCGGCTGGGCGGCGTGCTGCGGGTGTGGCTGGACATCGCCACGCCGTACCACGAGTTCGCCGTGCAGTTCTTCAAGAACGCCGCCGACCCGGACAGTCCGCTCAGCCCCTTCTCCCCCGAGTCGGAGCACGCGCGCCTGGAGGCCATCAGTGTCCACAAGGAGGTGCTGGCCGGGGCGAAGACCAAAGTGCCGGAGGAACTGCGCGAGGTGCTGCCCGAGCTGATGTGGCTCTCCCAGATGGGCCTCGTCCTGTACTGGGTCTTCGACCGGACCGAGAACCGCGAGCGCAGCTACCGGCTCGCCGAGCGCGGCGCACGCCTCACCACTCGCGGCGTCCAGCTCTCCCGTTTCCGGCTTCTGCGGCCCCTCGTCCACGAGGTGCACGAGCTGTTCACGGACTTCCTGCCGGGCATGACGAAGGCGCTCCCCGACCCGGCCGGGAAGAAGGACGAGTGA
- a CDS encoding MMPL family transporter, whose translation MARWCYRHRLVVLLLWVGALFGLGFAATTAGTDYANVFSLPNTDSKRAYDQMEKAFPNSAGDTDTVVWKVDAGTVRDASVRSRIQPVLDEIAAMKGVGQVAGPYQGERGAAQISRNGRIAYAQITFAEQANAVPKDLVQKVVDTAQGAERSGLQVELGGQAIQRVQEPPTGLAEMVGILAAAVVLFLAFGSLFAMLLPIGIAIFGVGTGLFSTQLLSHSTAIPDLAPLLATLIGLGVGIDYALFIVTRHRRGILRGLAPEESAVVALNTSGRAVLFAGGTVCIALAGMLVTNLRFLDGVVIGTSLTVVFSVLAATTLLPALLGVLGTRVLSRRQRRKLAQQGPEPERASGAAARWSMNVQRRPRTIAALALVVMAILAIPVLSLHLGATDQGNDDATTTTRKAYDLLAEGFGPGFNGPLQVVVTGGDTGTLVKNIGGTSGVAAVAALPPANGVTVIQVVPTTSPQSTKTDQLIDTLRDRVIPDAGVTAHVGGVTAVSKDFATITGDRLPYFVATIIGLGFLLLLIAFRSLVVPLTAALMNLIAAAASFGVLVAIFQWGWGLSLLGLGKEGPINAFLPVIMLSLLFGLSMDYQVFLVSRMHEEWVHTKDNARAVRVGLAETGRVINSAALIMVCVFLAFVLSGDSGAAMAGVGLAAAVALDAFILRTALVPAAMHLLGDSNWWLPAGLDKRLPHLAVEPAEAPSESAAPVAGGASVVHGFVRDAEGGPVDGAVLTLLTKGGRELDRVTSLADGSYIVSVPAPGTYLLSATARSYGARARHVVVTDEPLVHDVELAEGEVDADAVN comes from the coding sequence TTGGCACGGTGGTGCTATCGGCACCGGCTGGTGGTCCTGTTGCTGTGGGTGGGCGCGCTGTTCGGTCTCGGCTTCGCGGCGACCACCGCGGGCACGGACTACGCGAACGTGTTCTCCCTTCCGAACACGGACTCCAAGCGTGCGTACGACCAGATGGAGAAGGCCTTCCCGAACAGCGCGGGGGACACCGACACGGTGGTGTGGAAGGTCGACGCGGGCACGGTCAGGGACGCCTCCGTGCGCTCCCGGATCCAGCCCGTGCTGGACGAGATCGCCGCAATGAAGGGCGTGGGCCAGGTCGCGGGGCCGTACCAGGGAGAGCGGGGCGCCGCTCAGATCAGCCGGAACGGCAGGATCGCGTACGCCCAGATCACCTTCGCCGAGCAGGCGAACGCCGTACCCAAGGACCTGGTGCAGAAGGTCGTCGACACCGCGCAGGGTGCCGAACGCTCCGGACTTCAGGTCGAGTTGGGCGGCCAGGCGATCCAGCGGGTGCAGGAACCGCCCACCGGGCTCGCCGAGATGGTCGGCATCCTGGCCGCGGCCGTCGTCCTCTTCCTCGCCTTCGGTTCGCTGTTCGCCATGCTGCTGCCGATCGGCATCGCGATCTTCGGGGTCGGTACGGGGCTGTTCTCCACGCAGTTGCTCAGCCACAGCACGGCCATCCCGGACCTGGCCCCGCTGCTGGCCACCCTGATCGGCCTCGGTGTCGGCATCGACTACGCGCTGTTCATCGTCACCCGGCACCGGCGCGGCATCCTGCGCGGCCTGGCACCGGAGGAGTCGGCGGTCGTCGCCCTCAACACCTCGGGCCGGGCGGTGCTGTTCGCGGGCGGCACGGTGTGCATCGCGCTCGCGGGCATGCTGGTGACGAACCTGCGCTTCCTGGACGGCGTGGTCATCGGCACCTCCCTCACCGTGGTGTTCAGCGTGCTCGCGGCCACCACCCTGCTGCCGGCGCTCCTCGGAGTTCTCGGCACCCGGGTGCTCAGCCGCCGCCAGCGGCGCAAACTGGCCCAACAGGGGCCCGAACCCGAGCGCGCGAGCGGGGCCGCGGCACGCTGGTCGATGAACGTGCAGCGCCGCCCCCGGACGATCGCCGCGCTCGCGCTGGTCGTGATGGCGATCCTCGCGATCCCGGTCCTGTCGCTGCACCTCGGCGCCACCGACCAGGGCAACGACGACGCCACGACGACGACCAGGAAGGCCTACGACCTGCTCGCCGAGGGCTTCGGCCCCGGCTTCAACGGCCCCCTGCAGGTGGTCGTGACCGGAGGTGACACGGGCACCCTGGTGAAGAACATCGGCGGTACGTCCGGAGTCGCCGCGGTCGCCGCGCTGCCGCCCGCGAACGGGGTGACGGTGATCCAGGTGGTGCCGACGACGTCACCGCAGTCGACGAAGACCGACCAGCTCATCGACACCCTGCGGGACCGGGTGATCCCGGACGCCGGGGTGACGGCCCATGTCGGTGGTGTCACCGCCGTGTCGAAGGACTTCGCCACCATCACCGGCGACCGGCTGCCCTACTTCGTCGCCACGATCATCGGCCTCGGTTTCCTGCTCCTGCTGATCGCCTTCCGCTCCCTGGTGGTCCCGCTGACGGCCGCCCTGATGAACCTGATCGCCGCCGCCGCGTCCTTCGGCGTCCTCGTCGCGATCTTCCAGTGGGGCTGGGGGCTGAGTCTGCTGGGCCTCGGCAAGGAGGGTCCGATCAACGCCTTCCTGCCCGTCATCATGCTCTCGCTCCTCTTCGGCCTCTCCATGGACTACCAGGTGTTCCTGGTGAGCCGGATGCACGAGGAATGGGTGCACACGAAGGACAACGCGCGCGCGGTGCGGGTCGGTCTGGCCGAGACCGGCCGGGTCATCAACTCCGCCGCACTGATCATGGTGTGCGTCTTCCTCGCCTTCGTCCTGAGCGGTGACTCGGGCGCGGCGATGGCGGGTGTCGGCCTCGCGGCCGCGGTCGCCCTGGACGCCTTCATCCTCCGTACGGCCCTGGTCCCCGCCGCGATGCACCTGCTCGGCGACTCCAACTGGTGGCTGCCCGCCGGCCTGGACAAGCGGCTGCCGCACCTGGCGGTGGAGCCGGCCGAGGCACCCTCCGAGAGCGCGGCTCCCGTCGCGGGCGGCGCGTCGGTCGTCCACGGCTTCGTCCGCGACGCGGAGGGCGGGCCTGTCGACGGAGCCGTCCTCACCCTGCTGACCAAGGGCGGGCGTGAGCTGGACCGGGTGACCTCGCTGGCCGACGGCTCGTACATCGTCTCGGTGCCCGCGCCGGGGACGTATCTGCTGTCGGCGACGGCCCGTTCGTACGGGGCCAGGGCACGGCACGTGGTCGTCACGGACGAACCGCTGGTCCACGACGTGGAGCTGGCGGAGGGCGAGGTGGACGCCGACGCGGTCAACTGA
- a CDS encoding response regulator transcription factor — protein sequence MTAHEGATVLVVEDEPSIADVLTIALRYHQFEVMAAGTVREALALAERTRPDAALLDVMLPDGDGRALGRELRLRQPDLAVVFLTARDSPAEIVGALGFGDDYITKPFNIDEVVARITAVLRRTRPDDVLPQRPPLRYGDLELDETTYRVHRAGTTVELTPTEYALLRFLVRNGGRIVPKEQLLRHVWQYEHSAESTVVETYISYLRRKLEPLGPPVIQTRRGVGYGLA from the coding sequence ATGACCGCTCACGAGGGAGCCACCGTCCTCGTCGTCGAGGACGAGCCGAGCATCGCGGACGTCCTCACCATCGCGCTGCGCTACCACCAGTTCGAGGTGATGGCCGCCGGCACCGTCCGCGAGGCGCTCGCCCTCGCCGAGCGCACCCGCCCCGACGCGGCACTGCTCGACGTGATGCTCCCGGACGGCGACGGCCGCGCACTCGGGCGTGAACTGCGGCTCCGGCAGCCCGACCTGGCCGTCGTCTTCCTCACCGCGCGGGACTCGCCCGCCGAGATCGTCGGCGCGCTCGGCTTCGGCGACGACTACATCACCAAGCCGTTCAACATCGACGAGGTCGTCGCCCGGATCACCGCGGTCCTTCGCCGTACGCGGCCCGACGACGTCCTGCCGCAGCGCCCGCCCCTGCGTTACGGCGATCTGGAGCTGGACGAGACGACGTACCGCGTCCACCGCGCGGGCACCACGGTCGAGCTCACCCCCACGGAGTACGCCCTGCTGCGGTTCCTCGTCCGCAACGGCGGGCGGATCGTGCCCAAGGAGCAACTCCTGCGCCACGTATGGCAGTACGAGCACTCCGCCGAGTCGACCGTCGTCGAGACGTACATCAGCTATCTGCGGCGCAAGCTCGAACCGCTGGGACCGCCGGTGATCCAGACCCGCCGGGGCGTCGGATACGGACTCGCGTGA
- a CDS encoding sensor histidine kinase: protein MNLPVRPGCRPPRYRHGIHSLRGKLTLANVGLLALGIVVATAVSLMGMRHYLLDQVDAQLAKTRESLGVSQLTMSQIDSLSALAFVRDRIGPAVDESPKPDSIFAAVDRRGEAVEVAGFQPTDTQRAFAAAVDDPGALARADDPRDITVRGAAYRATGARLADGTYVLFATSTDGLNKGVAKALKLDLAVGTLLLALLACLTMFSVRRRMLPLEAMVETSSAIAEGDLTRRVPSSHHPTQEVEQLRLALNSMLHQVESAYRTREDSAAQLRRFVGDASHELRTPLAAIRGYLQLYEKGMLTDPVERKRAWDRMNAEADRMGRLVDELLTLARLDQRPELRFRNVDLSRLVRDAAEDLRAQQPGRPVTVDAEGTLLVQADESGLRQVLGNLVGNVRTHTRDDVPVRLGLERADGAVRLCVADKGPGLPEEDAARIFDRFFRAGGGAGSGLGLAIVQGVVRAHGGTVAVRTAPGEGLTATVTLPTR, encoded by the coding sequence GTGAACCTGCCCGTCCGGCCCGGCTGCCGACCCCCGCGCTACCGGCACGGCATCCACTCGCTGCGCGGCAAACTGACCCTCGCGAACGTCGGACTGCTGGCCCTCGGCATCGTGGTGGCGACCGCCGTGAGTCTGATGGGCATGCGCCACTACCTGCTCGACCAGGTGGACGCGCAGCTCGCCAAGACCCGGGAGTCACTGGGCGTTTCGCAGCTCACCATGAGCCAGATCGACTCGCTGAGCGCCCTCGCGTTCGTACGCGACCGGATCGGGCCCGCGGTGGACGAGTCGCCGAAGCCGGACTCGATCTTCGCGGCCGTCGACCGGCGGGGCGAGGCCGTCGAGGTGGCCGGCTTCCAACCCACGGACACCCAGCGCGCGTTCGCCGCCGCCGTGGACGATCCGGGAGCGCTCGCCCGCGCCGACGACCCGCGCGACATCACCGTGCGCGGCGCCGCGTACCGGGCGACCGGGGCACGGCTCGCCGACGGGACGTACGTCCTGTTCGCGACCTCGACCGACGGACTGAACAAGGGCGTCGCGAAGGCGCTCAAGCTCGATCTGGCCGTGGGAACGCTGCTGTTGGCGCTGCTCGCGTGCCTGACGATGTTCAGTGTGCGGCGCCGGATGCTGCCGCTGGAGGCCATGGTGGAGACCTCGTCCGCCATCGCGGAGGGGGATCTGACCCGGCGTGTGCCCTCCAGCCATCATCCGACGCAGGAGGTCGAGCAACTGCGGCTCGCGCTCAACTCCATGCTGCACCAGGTCGAATCGGCCTACCGGACACGGGAGGACAGCGCCGCCCAGTTGCGCCGGTTCGTCGGCGACGCCTCGCACGAGCTGCGCACACCGCTGGCGGCGATACGCGGCTACCTCCAGTTGTACGAGAAGGGGATGCTGACCGACCCCGTCGAGCGCAAGCGGGCCTGGGACCGGATGAACGCGGAGGCCGACCGCATGGGCCGGCTCGTCGACGAGCTGCTGACCCTGGCGCGTCTCGACCAGCGTCCCGAACTCCGCTTCAGGAACGTCGACCTGAGCCGGCTGGTGCGGGACGCGGCCGAGGACCTGCGCGCCCAGCAGCCCGGCCGCCCGGTGACCGTGGACGCCGAAGGCACCCTGCTCGTTCAGGCCGACGAGTCCGGGCTGCGGCAGGTACTGGGCAATCTCGTGGGCAACGTACGCACCCACACACGCGACGACGTGCCGGTGCGGCTCGGTCTGGAGCGCGCCGACGGTGCCGTACGGCTGTGTGTCGCGGACAAGGGACCCGGGCTCCCGGAAGAGGACGCGGCGCGTATCTTCGACCGCTTCTTCCGCGCGGGCGGCGGCGCGGGCAGCGGGCTCGGGCTGGCGATCGTGCAGGGCGTGGTGCGGGCGCACGGAGGGACCGTCGCGGTGCGGACGGCACCCGGCGAGGGCCTGACGGCGACGGTGACGCTGCCGACGCGATGA